In Sphingomonas sp. SUN019, one genomic interval encodes:
- a CDS encoding VOC family protein gives MNEPALTGLNHLTFAVSDLERSIHFYRDVLGCRICARWESGAYLEIGATWLCLSSDPATRQGPHADYTHAAFSVDAADFDALSAKIRERATIWRDNRSEGGSLYFLDPDGHKLEIHLGSLASRLAHYDQNPPPRYERFD, from the coding sequence ATGAACGAGCCAGCGCTCACCGGCCTCAATCACCTGACCTTTGCGGTTAGCGATCTCGAACGATCGATCCATTTCTACCGCGACGTGCTCGGATGTCGCATTTGCGCGAGATGGGAAAGCGGGGCCTATCTGGAGATCGGCGCGACGTGGCTGTGCCTGTCAAGCGATCCCGCCACACGCCAAGGACCGCACGCCGACTACACCCATGCCGCATTCAGCGTCGACGCTGCCGATTTCGATGCCTTGAGCGCCAAGATTCGCGAACGCGCAACTATCTGGCGGGACAATCGCAGCGAAGGCGGTTCGCTTTATTTCCTCGATCCCGACGGTCACAAACTCGAAATTCACCTGGGGTCGCTGGCGTCGCGGCTCGCGCACTATGATCAGAACCCTCCACCGCGATATGAGCGATTTGACTAG
- the rpmH gene encoding 50S ribosomal protein L34, translating to MKRTFQPSNLVRARRHGFRSRMATVGGRAVIRARRNRGRKKLSA from the coding sequence ATGAAGCGGACCTTTCAGCCCAGCAACCTGGTGCGCGCACGCCGTCACGGCTTCCGCTCGCGGATGGCGACGGTCGGCGGCCGTGCGGTGATCCGCGCCCGCCGCAACCGCGGCCGCAAGAAGCTCTCCGCATAA
- a CDS encoding methylated-DNA--[protein]-cysteine S-methyltransferase has translation MLASKVIESPVGRLTLVASDAALVAILWPNDDPRRVRLSACADGLNHPLLIETDRQLAAYFAGELTRFTVPLDFRGTDFQQQVWAELVAIPYGETRSYGQIAQAIGRPTASRAVGAANGRNPISIIAPCHRVVGSNGALTGFAGGLAVKEQLLALERGTPQGGSTFSPGGAEKGDFRASERSVLLGT, from the coding sequence ATGCTGGCTAGCAAGGTGATCGAATCACCCGTAGGACGGCTGACGTTGGTCGCGAGCGACGCGGCGCTCGTCGCGATCCTGTGGCCGAACGACGATCCGCGCCGCGTGCGCTTGAGCGCTTGCGCGGACGGTCTGAACCATCCGCTACTGATCGAGACCGATCGCCAGCTCGCCGCCTATTTCGCGGGCGAACTGACCCGCTTCACCGTCCCGCTCGACTTTCGCGGCACCGATTTCCAGCAACAGGTATGGGCCGAACTAGTCGCGATTCCCTATGGCGAGACGCGCAGCTATGGTCAGATCGCGCAGGCGATCGGCCGTCCTACTGCTTCGCGTGCAGTCGGTGCTGCGAACGGGCGCAATCCGATCTCGATCATCGCGCCGTGCCACCGCGTCGTCGGATCGAACGGCGCGCTCACCGGCTTCGCAGGTGGCCTGGCCGTGAAAGAACAACTGCTCGCGCTCGAACGCGGAACGCCTCAGGGTGGATCGACATTCAGTCCAGGCGGAGCCGAAAAGGGTGATTTTCGAGCATCGGAGCGCAGCGTACTTTTGGGTACGTGA
- the purC gene encoding phosphoribosylaminoimidazolesuccinocarboxamide synthase, translating into MARRRQIYEGKAKILYEGPEPGTLIQYFKDDATAFNAQKKGTISGKGVLNNRISEHIFTLLDHIGVPTHFIRRLNMREQLIRQVEIVPIEVMVRNVAAGTLSKRLGIEEGTKLPRTIIEYAYKSDELGDPMITDEHIAAFGWATQEEMHDIADLSIRINDFLCGLFAGVGIRLVDFKLEFGRIWDNDYGRIILADEISPDCCRLWDMETSEKLDKDRFRRDLGGEAEAYQEVARRLGLLPEGEDSAVLDLESHRKRRGK; encoded by the coding sequence ATGGCGCGTCGCCGGCAGATCTACGAAGGCAAGGCGAAGATCCTCTACGAGGGGCCGGAACCCGGCACCCTGATCCAGTATTTCAAGGACGACGCCACCGCGTTCAACGCCCAGAAGAAGGGCACGATCAGCGGCAAGGGCGTGCTCAACAACCGCATTTCCGAGCACATCTTCACCCTGCTCGACCATATCGGCGTTCCGACGCACTTCATCCGCCGTCTCAATATGCGCGAACAACTAATCCGCCAGGTCGAGATCGTCCCGATCGAGGTGATGGTGCGCAATGTCGCGGCGGGCACGCTGTCGAAGCGGCTCGGGATCGAGGAGGGCACGAAGCTGCCCCGCACGATCATCGAATATGCCTACAAATCGGACGAACTCGGCGATCCGATGATCACCGACGAACATATCGCCGCTTTCGGCTGGGCGACGCAGGAGGAGATGCACGACATCGCCGACCTGTCGATCCGCATCAACGATTTCCTGTGCGGCCTGTTCGCCGGGGTCGGCATCCGCCTCGTGGACTTCAAGCTGGAGTTCGGCCGCATCTGGGATAACGACTACGGCCGCATCATCCTGGCGGACGAGATCAGCCCCGATTGCTGCCGCCTTTGGGACATGGAAACCAGCGAGAAGCTCGACAAGGACCGCTTCCGCCGTGACCTTGGCGGCGAGGCGGAGGCCTATCAGGAGGTCGCACGCCGCCTGGGCCTGCTGCCCGAGGGCGAGGATTCGGCGGTGCTCGATCTCGAAAGCCACCGCAAGCGCCGGGGGAAGTGA
- the rnpA gene encoding ribonuclease P protein component → MKVISERRDFLAANAGKRAPMPGFVLLVRPRGDGDDTMRVGFTVTKKIGNAVVRNRMKRRLRALVRDVLPERGIIGADHILIGRAGGIERQFNVLHDELVKALKKVMPR, encoded by the coding sequence ATAAAAGTCATCTCGGAACGCCGCGATTTTCTTGCGGCGAATGCGGGAAAGCGCGCACCGATGCCGGGCTTCGTCCTGCTGGTGCGCCCCCGCGGCGATGGTGACGACACGATGCGCGTCGGGTTCACCGTCACCAAGAAAATCGGCAACGCGGTCGTACGCAACCGGATGAAGCGCCGGTTGCGCGCGCTCGTGCGCGACGTGCTGCCGGAGCGCGGAATCATCGGTGCGGACCACATCTTGATCGGTCGCGCGGGTGGCATCGAACGTCAATTCAACGTCTTGCATGATGAACTTGTCAAGGCGTTGAAGAAGGTGATGCCGCGGTGA
- a CDS encoding queuosine precursor transporter, with the protein MSEENGMPKVVAADAVGAAGFRYFDFVMAAFVAILLLSNVLGAGKVAVVHLPVIGAWPFGAGILFFPVSYVIGDVLTEVYGYARARRVIWAGFSATLFMALMAWVVVALPPAPDWTNQAAYEIVFGQVPRIVFASMCAFWAGEFVNSYVLARMKVWSGGRHLWMRTIGSTIAGQGVDSLIFYPLAFWGAAGWTTDLVVTVLFTQWALKMGWEALLTPVTYGVVGWLKRAEGVDVFDRETDFTPFRARV; encoded by the coding sequence ATGAGCGAAGAGAATGGAATGCCGAAGGTGGTTGCGGCCGATGCCGTGGGGGCGGCGGGCTTTCGCTATTTCGATTTCGTGATGGCGGCGTTCGTCGCGATCCTGTTGCTGTCGAACGTGCTGGGCGCAGGGAAGGTCGCGGTCGTCCACTTGCCGGTGATCGGGGCGTGGCCGTTCGGGGCGGGCATCCTGTTCTTCCCGGTCAGCTATGTGATCGGCGACGTGCTGACCGAGGTATATGGCTATGCGCGGGCGCGGCGCGTGATCTGGGCCGGGTTTTCGGCGACGCTGTTCATGGCGCTGATGGCGTGGGTGGTGGTCGCGTTGCCGCCTGCGCCCGACTGGACCAACCAGGCGGCGTATGAAATTGTGTTCGGGCAGGTGCCGCGGATCGTGTTCGCCAGCATGTGCGCGTTCTGGGCGGGGGAGTTCGTCAATTCCTACGTCCTGGCGCGAATGAAGGTGTGGAGCGGCGGCCGGCATCTGTGGATGCGGACGATCGGGTCGACGATCGCGGGGCAAGGCGTCGACAGCCTGATCTTCTACCCGCTGGCGTTCTGGGGCGCGGCGGGGTGGACGACCGATCTGGTCGTCACCGTGCTGTTCACGCAATGGGCGCTGAAGATGGGGTGGGAGGCGCTGTTGACCCCTGTGACATACGGCGTGGTCGGATGGCTGAAGCGAGCGGAGGGGGTCGACGTGTTCGATCGCGAGACGGATTTCACGCCGTTCCGGGCGCGGGTGTAA
- the purQ gene encoding phosphoribosylformylglycinamidine synthase subunit PurQ produces the protein MKTAVVVFPGSNCDRDIAVALEAVTGVKPVMVWHRETELPDGIGLVALPGGFSYGDYLRSGAMAARSPILRAVTDEAAKGLPVIGICNGFQVLTEAGLLPGALMRNAGLNFVCRDVALTVENTQSAFTARYSAGETISIPVAHHDGNYFADAATLDRLEGEGRIAFRYAEEVNGSARRIAGILNDAGNVLGLMPHPERRIETAHGGTDGRRLFEGLLEVIA, from the coding sequence ATGAAGACCGCGGTCGTCGTCTTCCCCGGCTCCAACTGCGACCGCGATATCGCCGTCGCGCTGGAGGCGGTGACCGGCGTCAAGCCGGTGATGGTGTGGCACCGCGAGACCGAATTGCCCGACGGAATCGGCCTCGTCGCGCTCCCCGGCGGCTTTTCATATGGCGACTATCTTCGGTCGGGCGCGATGGCCGCGCGGTCACCGATCCTGCGCGCGGTGACGGACGAAGCCGCGAAGGGTCTGCCGGTAATCGGCATCTGCAACGGCTTCCAGGTGCTGACCGAAGCCGGTCTCCTCCCCGGCGCCTTGATGCGCAACGCTGGCCTGAACTTCGTCTGCCGCGACGTCGCGCTCACGGTGGAGAACACGCAAAGCGCCTTCACCGCGCGCTATTCGGCTGGCGAGACGATCAGCATCCCGGTCGCGCACCATGACGGCAATTACTTCGCCGACGCCGCGACGCTCGATCGGCTCGAAGGTGAAGGCCGCATCGCCTTCCGCTACGCCGAGGAAGTGAATGGCAGCGCGCGGCGGATCGCGGGCATCCTGAACGACGCGGGCAACGTGCTGGGCCTGATGCCCCACCCCGAACGCCGCATCGAAACCGCCCACGGCGGCACCGACGGCCGCCGCCTGTTCGAAGGATTGTTGGAGGTGATTGCGTGA
- a CDS encoding S9 family peptidase, whose protein sequence is MAAAKSFTPLTWPDLTSRPRPTPDATVSYGPDRMQKVDVWLPKRTVKRPVVLMVHGGCWQTSIADRKLMDWIAADLRADGIAVWNIDYRGVDRDGGGYPGTFTDAAQAADQLAVDAKKYNLDLTRVVAVGHSAGGHLALWLAGRSKLPKTSPLRTAKPLKIAHVISLGGLPDLEATAASPDNGCGTEVIAKLVGTGRTDPYTDTSIPRLLPIGVPQDLINGREDRIIPYRMATNYIAKASKAGDKVILHTIPDTGHVELIAPETLAWGETKRLIRAALSESGKQ, encoded by the coding sequence ATGGCCGCCGCCAAATCCTTCACTCCTCTGACCTGGCCAGACCTAACCAGCCGCCCGCGCCCCACGCCCGACGCAACCGTCTCCTACGGTCCCGACCGGATGCAGAAGGTCGACGTCTGGCTCCCCAAACGTACGGTAAAGCGCCCGGTCGTGCTGATGGTCCATGGCGGCTGCTGGCAGACCAGCATCGCCGACCGCAAGCTGATGGACTGGATCGCCGCCGATCTCCGCGCCGACGGAATCGCGGTATGGAACATCGACTATCGCGGCGTCGATCGCGACGGCGGCGGTTACCCCGGCACCTTCACGGATGCGGCACAGGCGGCCGACCAACTCGCTGTCGACGCAAAGAAATACAATCTCGACCTGACTCGTGTCGTCGCGGTCGGCCATTCCGCGGGCGGCCACCTCGCGCTGTGGCTGGCGGGCCGTAGCAAGCTTCCGAAGACCAGCCCGCTCCGCACCGCCAAGCCACTCAAGATCGCCCACGTCATCAGCCTCGGCGGCCTTCCCGACCTCGAAGCAACCGCCGCCAGCCCCGACAACGGCTGCGGCACCGAAGTGATCGCCAAACTCGTGGGAACCGGTCGCACCGATCCCTACACCGACACCTCGATCCCCCGCCTCCTGCCGATCGGCGTGCCGCAAGACCTCATCAACGGCCGCGAAGACCGCATCATCCCGTATCGGATGGCCACCAACTACATTGCGAAGGCGAGCAAGGCCGGGGACAAGGTGATTCTCCACACCATCCCCGACACCGGCCACGTCGAATTGATCGCCCCGGAAACGCTAGCGTGGGGAGAGACGAAGCGCCTGATCCGCGCAGCGTTAAGCGAATCCGGGAAGCAATAG
- the yihA gene encoding ribosome biogenesis GTP-binding protein YihA/YsxC, whose translation MTDERGFDPALIEAARKAFAGPIDFLKSAPALEFIPDGIVPEVAFAGRSNVGKSSLLNALTGRKALARTSVTPGRTQELNFFDVGQPLAFRLVDMPGYGFAKAPKDMVRKWRYLINDFLRGRQSLKRTLVLIDSRHGIKDVDREILTMLDKAAVSYRVVLTKADKIKATDLEAVIAATTAEARQRPAAHPDIIATSSEGGLGIPELRAAVIESIG comes from the coding sequence GTGACCGATGAACGCGGCTTCGATCCCGCCCTGATCGAGGCCGCGCGAAAGGCCTTCGCCGGCCCGATCGACTTCCTGAAATCCGCCCCCGCGCTGGAGTTCATTCCCGACGGCATTGTCCCCGAAGTCGCCTTCGCCGGCCGTTCCAACGTCGGCAAATCGTCGCTGCTGAACGCGCTGACCGGCCGCAAGGCGCTCGCGCGGACCTCGGTCACGCCGGGGCGCACGCAGGAACTGAACTTCTTCGACGTCGGCCAACCGCTCGCCTTCCGGCTGGTCGATATGCCCGGCTACGGGTTCGCGAAAGCGCCCAAGGACATGGTGCGCAAATGGCGTTACCTGATCAACGATTTCCTGCGCGGACGGCAATCGCTGAAGCGCACTTTGGTCCTGATCGACAGCCGCCACGGCATCAAGGACGTCGACCGCGAAATCCTGACCATGCTGGACAAGGCCGCAGTCAGCTACCGCGTGGTCCTGACCAAAGCCGACAAAATCAAGGCGACCGACCTCGAAGCCGTGATCGCCGCGACCACCGCGGAAGCGCGCCAACGCCCCGCCGCGCACCCCGACATCATCGCCACCTCGTCCGAAGGCGGCCTCGGCATCCCGGAACTCCGCGCCGCCGTGATCGAATCGATCGGCTGA
- the yidC gene encoding membrane protein insertase YidC encodes MSDDNKNFVLFAVLAALILFGWPLVQNQFFPTANPPVTRIEDGKTKVIANKGADPTADTPAAIRDRRAVLAETPRVRIQTPTLQGSINLKGARIDDLTLTRYDETIAKNSAPIRLLSPAGAPEAYFASFGWRGDGLSAPAADTVWTASSQVLAPGQPVTLTTTNAQGQRFAIDLSVDDGYMFTVKQSVANGATAPVAVAIYGLVNRTGVSKDPDSWTIHTGPMAAHNDKADYDIDFKDIDAAPAKFTSTRGWLGFSDKYWLTALVPDQARAFDGQFRAGANKAYQADYSTAARLLPPGQQLTQTSRFFAGAKEVAILDRYTDKEGVARLDYAIDWGWFKIVEKPIFYYLDWLFRMVGNFGVAIILLTVTIRGLMFPIAQRQFASMANMRAIQPKMKALQDRHKDDKPRMQQEIMALYKAEKVNPLAGCAPTLLQIPIFYALYKVLMLTIEMRHQPFVAWIKDLSAPDPLTPLNLFGLLAFTPPHFIAIGVVPILLGISMYFQFKLNPAPMDATQKQVFALMPWVLMFVMAPFAVGLQVYWITSNCLTILQQKLLYARHPALKEAPAK; translated from the coding sequence GTGAGCGACGACAACAAGAATTTCGTGCTGTTCGCGGTGCTCGCGGCGCTGATCCTGTTCGGCTGGCCGCTGGTGCAGAACCAGTTCTTCCCGACCGCCAATCCGCCCGTCACGCGGATCGAGGACGGCAAGACGAAGGTCATCGCCAACAAGGGCGCTGATCCGACCGCCGACACCCCCGCCGCGATCCGCGATCGCCGCGCGGTGCTGGCCGAGACGCCACGCGTCCGCATCCAGACCCCGACGCTGCAGGGCTCGATCAACCTGAAGGGCGCGCGGATCGATGACCTGACGCTGACCCGCTATGATGAGACCATCGCGAAGAACTCCGCCCCGATCCGCCTGCTCTCCCCCGCCGGCGCGCCGGAGGCGTATTTCGCGAGCTTCGGGTGGCGCGGCGATGGCCTCTCCGCCCCCGCCGCCGACACCGTCTGGACCGCGTCGTCGCAGGTGCTCGCGCCCGGCCAGCCGGTAACGCTGACCACCACCAACGCGCAGGGCCAGCGCTTCGCGATCGATCTGTCGGTCGACGACGGCTATATGTTCACGGTGAAGCAGTCGGTCGCCAACGGTGCCACAGCGCCTGTCGCAGTAGCGATCTATGGCCTGGTCAACCGCACCGGCGTGTCGAAGGATCCGGATAGCTGGACGATCCACACCGGCCCGATGGCGGCGCATAACGACAAGGCGGACTACGACATCGATTTCAAGGATATCGACGCCGCTCCAGCCAAGTTCACGTCGACCCGCGGCTGGCTCGGCTTCTCCGACAAATACTGGCTGACCGCATTGGTCCCCGATCAGGCGCGCGCTTTCGACGGACAGTTCCGCGCCGGTGCGAACAAGGCGTACCAGGCCGATTACTCCACCGCCGCCCGCCTGCTGCCGCCGGGCCAGCAACTGACGCAGACCTCGCGCTTCTTTGCGGGCGCAAAGGAGGTCGCGATCCTCGACCGCTACACAGACAAGGAAGGCGTCGCTCGGCTCGACTATGCGATCGACTGGGGCTGGTTCAAGATCGTCGAGAAACCGATCTTCTACTATCTCGACTGGCTTTTCCGCATGGTCGGCAATTTCGGCGTCGCGATCATCCTGCTGACCGTCACGATCCGCGGTCTGATGTTCCCGATCGCGCAACGCCAGTTCGCCAGCATGGCCAACATGCGCGCGATCCAGCCCAAGATGAAGGCGCTGCAGGACCGGCACAAGGACGACAAGCCGCGGATGCAGCAGGAGATCATGGCGCTGTACAAGGCGGAAAAGGTCAACCCGCTCGCCGGCTGCGCCCCCACCCTGCTCCAAATCCCGATCTTCTACGCGCTGTACAAGGTGCTCATGCTGACGATCGAAATGCGTCACCAGCCGTTCGTCGCGTGGATCAAGGATCTGTCCGCGCCCGATCCGCTGACGCCGCTGAACCTGTTCGGCCTGCTCGCCTTCACGCCGCCGCACTTCATCGCGATCGGCGTCGTCCCGATCCTGCTCGGCATCAGCATGTATTTCCAGTTCAAGCTGAACCCCGCACCGATGGACGCCACGCAGAAGCAGGTCTTCGCGCTGATGCCGTGGGTGCTGATGTTCGTGATGGCGCCGTTCGCGGTCGGGCTGCAGGTCTATTGGATCACGTCGAACTGCCTGACGATCCTGCAGCAGAAACTGCTCTACGCGCGCCATCCCGCGCTGAAGGAAGCACCGGCCAAGTGA
- a CDS encoding YifB family Mg chelatase-like AAA ATPase has product MAAIVATVAYLGLEARGVEVQVQLIPGLPAFNVVGLADKAVAESRERVRGAIAGMGLALPPKRIAVNLSPADLPKEGSHFDLPIALALLAAMGIVDAEALADYVVVGELTLDGRLAPSPGVLLAALHAAEEGKGLICPAAQGSEAAWSGSIEVVAAPDLLALLNHLKGQGLLSAPAAGEVEALTHGPDLKQVKGQETAKHALEIAAAGGHNLLMVGPPGAGKSLMAACLPGILPPLDAAEALEVSMVQSVAGTLSGGRLTRARPFRSPHHSASMAALTGGGLKVKPGEVSLAHLGVLFLDELPEFQRAVLDSLRQPLETGTVSVARANAHVTFPARVQLVAAMNPCRCGHLGDASMACARAPKCAADYQAKVSGPLLDRIDLHVEVQAVSAADLILPPPAEGSAEVRARVAVARAVQTARYRDRGVRTNAEVEGALLEEFTTPDEPGRKLLAQAAEAMRLSARGYTRILRVARTIADLAGSEGVGRIHIAEALSYRRQAPRN; this is encoded by the coding sequence ATGGCGGCGATTGTTGCGACGGTGGCGTATCTGGGTCTGGAGGCGCGCGGCGTCGAGGTGCAGGTGCAATTGATCCCCGGGTTGCCCGCGTTCAACGTCGTCGGACTGGCCGACAAGGCGGTGGCGGAAAGCCGCGAGCGGGTGCGCGGCGCGATCGCCGGGATGGGGCTGGCGCTGCCGCCGAAGCGGATTGCGGTCAATTTGTCGCCGGCCGATCTGCCGAAGGAAGGATCGCATTTCGACCTGCCGATCGCGCTGGCGTTGCTGGCGGCGATGGGCATCGTCGATGCCGAGGCGCTGGCGGATTATGTCGTCGTCGGGGAATTGACGCTCGACGGGCGGCTTGCGCCGTCGCCGGGCGTGCTGCTCGCCGCGCTTCATGCGGCGGAGGAGGGCAAGGGGCTGATCTGTCCCGCGGCGCAAGGGTCGGAGGCAGCGTGGAGCGGATCGATCGAGGTCGTCGCGGCACCCGATCTGCTGGCGTTGCTCAACCATCTGAAGGGGCAGGGGTTGTTGTCCGCGCCCGCGGCGGGGGAGGTCGAGGCGCTGACGCACGGGCCGGACCTGAAACAGGTGAAGGGGCAGGAAACCGCCAAGCACGCGCTGGAGATCGCCGCGGCGGGCGGGCACAATCTCCTGATGGTGGGGCCGCCGGGGGCCGGAAAATCGCTGATGGCGGCATGCCTGCCGGGAATCCTTCCGCCGCTCGACGCGGCCGAGGCGCTTGAGGTCAGCATGGTCCAGTCGGTCGCGGGGACGCTGAGCGGCGGGCGGTTGACGCGCGCGCGGCCGTTCCGCTCGCCGCATCATTCCGCCTCCATGGCCGCGCTGACCGGGGGCGGGCTGAAGGTGAAGCCGGGCGAGGTCAGCCTCGCGCATCTGGGCGTGCTGTTTCTCGACGAGTTGCCCGAATTCCAGCGCGCGGTGCTCGATTCGCTGCGCCAGCCGCTGGAGACGGGGACGGTCAGCGTCGCGCGGGCGAATGCGCACGTCACCTTTCCGGCGCGGGTGCAACTGGTCGCCGCTATGAACCCGTGCCGTTGCGGGCATCTCGGCGACGCGTCGATGGCGTGTGCGCGCGCACCGAAATGCGCGGCTGACTATCAGGCGAAGGTGTCGGGGCCATTGCTCGACCGGATCGATTTGCACGTCGAGGTACAGGCGGTCAGCGCCGCCGATCTGATCCTGCCGCCGCCCGCAGAAGGATCGGCCGAGGTTCGCGCGCGGGTGGCGGTGGCGCGCGCGGTGCAGACGGCGCGCTATCGCGACCGCGGCGTGCGCACGAATGCCGAGGTCGAGGGCGCGCTGCTGGAGGAATTCACCACGCCCGACGAACCCGGTCGCAAGTTGCTGGCGCAGGCAGCGGAGGCGATGCGGCTGTCGGCGCGCGGTTATACCCGTATTTTACGCGTCGCACGGACGATCGCCGATCTCGCGGGGAGCGAGGGCGTCGGCCGCATCCATATCGCCGAGGCGTTAAGCTACCGCCGCCAGGCTCCGCGCAATTAG
- a CDS encoding class I SAM-dependent methyltransferase, whose amino-acid sequence MSRWKKSPSPKFEPAIAENFDLDRYLAANPDVAQHVMSGGDGAAHFREFGLAERRRQMTAASFSSMKSRIHRRYERFAPVLDASKGARGNFRFAAEKDAFPILYGASTYDLAAYDAESANAGFGPFVTEVEQNPDKLYADIGCGRRHTKSDNCLYIEVYPSVSADLIMEPGSRYPIASESLDGIGCFAVLEHVEEPWKVAEEFRRMLKPGGKVFIDWPFLQPVHGYPSHYYNATRAGLRRMFDDGYDIELIDTLANQTPAHSITWYLSAMLSDLAQRDPAAHTRLLATPAGQLVAESPTGEFWTGLVASLSPEMVMTLACGNSLIARKK is encoded by the coding sequence GTGAGCCGTTGGAAAAAAAGCCCTTCGCCCAAATTTGAGCCCGCGATCGCGGAAAATTTCGACCTTGACCGATATCTGGCGGCGAACCCTGACGTCGCGCAGCATGTCATGTCCGGCGGCGACGGCGCGGCACATTTTCGCGAGTTTGGTCTGGCCGAAAGACGGCGCCAGATGACTGCGGCGTCCTTCTCGTCGATGAAATCTCGTATTCATCGGCGCTATGAACGCTTCGCACCGGTGCTCGACGCGTCGAAGGGGGCGAGAGGCAATTTTCGCTTTGCGGCGGAGAAAGACGCTTTTCCAATCCTGTATGGTGCATCCACCTATGATCTGGCGGCGTATGATGCCGAATCCGCCAATGCCGGGTTCGGACCGTTCGTCACCGAAGTCGAACAGAATCCGGACAAGCTATATGCCGATATCGGCTGCGGCCGTCGGCATACTAAATCCGATAATTGCTTGTATATCGAAGTCTATCCGTCCGTATCTGCCGACCTGATCATGGAACCTGGTAGTCGTTATCCGATTGCGTCCGAATCACTGGATGGGATCGGTTGTTTCGCTGTACTTGAGCACGTCGAAGAACCGTGGAAGGTAGCGGAAGAATTTCGCCGGATGCTGAAACCAGGCGGTAAGGTTTTTATCGACTGGCCGTTTCTGCAACCTGTTCACGGTTATCCATCGCATTACTACAATGCAACGCGCGCCGGACTCCGTCGAATGTTCGATGATGGATACGACATCGAATTGATCGATACCTTGGCCAACCAGACGCCAGCGCACTCGATCACCTGGTATCTCTCGGCGATGCTGTCCGATCTCGCGCAACGCGATCCGGCGGCGCATACCCGCCTACTAGCGACGCCGGCCGGTCAACTTGTCGCCGAATCGCCAACAGGAGAGTTCTGGACGGGACTGGTGGCCAGCCTCTCGCCTGAAATGGTCATGACGCTGGCATGCGGCAACTCGCTGATCGCACGAAAGAAGTAG
- the purS gene encoding phosphoribosylformylglycinamidine synthase subunit PurS: MKLTVHVTLKPGVLDPQGKAIEHALASLGFAGVDGARVGKLIELDLTDDVTDEQVDAMCQKLLANTVIENYRVSRA; encoded by the coding sequence ATGAAGCTGACCGTCCATGTCACGCTGAAGCCCGGCGTGCTCGATCCGCAGGGCAAGGCGATCGAACACGCGCTCGCCAGCCTCGGCTTTGCGGGCGTCGATGGCGCGCGTGTCGGCAAGCTGATCGAACTCGATCTCACCGATGACGTGACCGACGAACAGGTCGACGCGATGTGCCAGAAGCTGCTCGCCAACACCGTGATCGAAAACTACCGAGTATCGCGCGCATGA
- the yidD gene encoding membrane protein insertion efficiency factor YidD: MIARLLMLIARGWQLGPSLILPPSCRYSPSCSAYAIEALRRYGAAKGSWLAAKRIARCHPWGGHGPDPVP; this comes from the coding sequence ATGATCGCCCGGCTTCTGATGCTGATCGCACGTGGGTGGCAATTGGGGCCGTCGCTGATCCTGCCGCCGTCGTGCCGCTACAGCCCAAGCTGTTCGGCCTATGCAATAGAGGCGCTTCGCCGCTATGGGGCCGCCAAAGGTTCGTGGCTGGCGGCAAAGCGTATCGCGCGCTGTCATCCCTGGGGCGGGCATGGCCCGGACCCGGTACCGTAA